The sequence CGGCTCCAGGACCAGCTGAGGGATCTCGAGCACGCACGCTCGTCATGGCAGGGACAGTTCAGCCAACAGGTGAGCGACATGCGCTTGACGACTGAGTCCCTGCGGCGCGAGACGTCCTCGCTGACCTCGGCGCTGCGCAAGCCGCAGGTCCGGGGACAGTGGGGCGAGCTCCACCTGCGTCGGGCGGTCGAGCTCGCGGGGCTGGTCTCGCGGTGCGACTTCACCGAGCAGGTGCAGCTGGCAGACGGGGTGCTGCGGCCCGACGTGGTCGTGCACCTCGCCGGCGGCAAGTCGGTGGTGGTCGACGCGAAGGTGCCCCTCGACGCATTCCTGGATGCAGCCGCGAGCGAGGACGACGACGAGCGCGAAGCCCACCTGCAGCGACACGTGCGCCAGCTGCGCACCCACGTCGATCAGCTCAGCGGCAAGGCTTATTGGCGCTCGCTCGAGGAAACGCCCGAGTTCGTGGTGATGTTCGTGCCGGCCGAGGCATTCCTCTCGGCAGCCCTGGACACACAGACCGACCTGCTCGACTACGCCGCCGCCAAGAACGTCATCCTGGCCACCCCCACCACGCTGATCGCGCTGCTGCGCACCGTTGCCCACGGCTGGTCCCACGAGACGCTCGCCGCTCAGGCCGCCGAGGTCCGTCGGCTCGGCACCGAGCTGCACCAGCGGCTCGCCTCGATGGGCGGCCACCTGGACAGGGTCGGTCGCTCGCTCGGGGCGGCAGTCACCGCCTACAACGCAGCCGTCGGCTCCATCGAGGGACGGGTGCTGGTGACGGCACGCAGGTTCAACGAGCTGGGTGTCACCACCGACGACCTGACGACCCCGCGCCAGGTCGAGGAGGGCCCACGGAGCCTCAGCGCGCCGGAGTTCGCTGCGCTCGAGGAGCTCGCGGTCCCCGGCGCTGTCGAGGAGGCGCTGCTCGACGACTCCGGGGGCCTGCCCCCGCACGGCTCGGCCCGGAGCATCCGTGGCGCCTGACGGGCTCGGCACCCGGCGCGCCGCCGAGGAGCAGCCGCACCCCCGCCCTAGGTTGATGGACGTGAGTCAGACCGGTTCCGTGTGGAGCGAGGGGGTCGAGCCCGGCCGCCAGGCTGTCGCGCTCGGGATCGCGCTGGTGCTCACGATCGTGGCGATCGACGTGCTCCTCGTCGGCGAGCTGAGCTTCTTCTTCGACCTGTGCTTCATCGTCCTGTGCCTCGGCCTGGCGCTCATCGTCAAGCCACACGACTTCTTCACCGTCGGGGTCCTGCCGCCCCTGATGATGCTGGCGGTGTTCATCCTGCTGGCGGCGGTCGCGCCCGGCACCGTTGCGCGTCCCGACGACGCCATGGTCCAGGCCGTCATCTCCGGCCTCGCCCATCACAGCGGGGCGCTGGTGGCCGGCTATGCCACCTGTCTGGGCACGCTCGCCCTGCGGCAGCGCAGTCTCCGGCAGGCGGACTGAGCACGCCTCAGGCCTCGAAGCGTCCGGCGTCACCGGCACCGCGGCGTACGACCTCCGGCTCCGAGCCCGACCAGTCGATGACGGTCGTCGGCTCGGCTGTCGTCTCGCCCTCGATCACGACGTCGACGACGTGGTCGAGCTCTTCCTTGATCTCCCAGCCCATGGTCCGGGCCTCCGTCTCCCCCGGCAGGATCAACGTGCTGGTGAGGATGGGCTCGCCGAGCTCCTCGAGGATCGCGGAGACCAGGGTGTGGTCGGGGATGCGGACCCCCACCGTGCGCTTCTTCGGGTGCATCAACCGCTTCGGCACCTCACCGGTCGCAGGAAGGATGAAGGTGTAGGGACCCGGCGTCGCCGACTTGATCGCCCGGAACGCCGAGTTGTCGACGTGCACGAACTGACCCAGCTGGGAGAAGTCGCGACACATCAAGGTGAAGTGGTGGCGGTCGTCGAGGCCTCTGATGGACAGGATCCGATCGCGGCCGTCGCGGTTGCCCAGCTGGGCGCCGAGGGCATAGCCCGAGTCGGTCGGATAGGCGATCAGCGCGTCGTCGCGGAGCGCCTGGACGACCTGGGTGACCAGGCGCGGCTGCGGGTTGTCGGGATGGATGTCGAGATAGCGCGCCACGGTTGACTCAGCCCTGCTTGGCCAGACGCATGTCGCGGCGCAGCTCGGGCGGCAACGCGAAGATCAGCGACTCCTCCGCGGAGTGGACCGCGCGGGCGGCGGGATAGCCACGCTCGGCCAAGAAGGCGAGCACGCCCTCGACCAGGTCTTCGGGGACGGAGGCTCCGGAGGTCACCGACACGTTGGAGACGCCATCGAGCCACGCCTCGTCGATCTCGGTGTGGTCGTCGACGAGGTAGGACGCCTTGGCCCCCGCCTCGAGCGCCACCTCGACCAGTCGCACTGAGTTGGAGGAGTTGCGCGAGCCGACCACGATCACCAGGTCGGCCTGGGGCGAGATCTCCTTGACGGCCAGCTGGCGGTTCTGGGTGGCGTAGCAGATGTCGTCGCTGGGCGGGTCGAGCAGGAGGGGGAAGCGCTCGCGGATCGCGGCGACCGTCTCGAGCGTCTCGTCGACCGACAGGGTGGTCTGCGAGAGCCAGGCCACCTTCGCCGGGTCACGCACCACGATGTTGGCGACGTCGTCGGGGCTCTGCACGAGCTGGATGTGGTCGGGGGCCTCACCAGCGGTTCCCTCGACCTCTTCGTGTCCCTCGTGCCCGATCAGCAAGATGTCGTAGTCGTCGCTGGCGAAGCGCTTGGCCTCGTGGTGCACCTTGGTCACCAGCGGGCAGGTCGCGTCGATGGTCTTCAGGCCCCGCTCGGACGCCTCCGCGTGCACCGCGGGTGAGACGCCGTGGGCAGAGAAGACGACCGTCTGTCCCTGGGGCACCTCGTGCAGCTCCTCGACGAAGATCGCACCCCGCGACTCCAGGTTGGCCACGACGTGCTTGTTGTGGACGATCTGCTTGCGGACATAGACGGGGGCGCCATAGAGGTCCAGCGCCTTCTCGACCGTGATGACCGCCCGGTCGACGCCGGCGCAGTAGCCGCGGGGCGCTGCGAGCAGCACCTCACGAGCCGACTCGGGGTCGAGGACGGGAGGGAGGCCGAGGTCGGTGGTCATGAGCCCGAGTCTAGTTGTGGCGCGGCTGAGGGGACGATCGGCGACCGCTGTCGGACCTCTCGCCTACGCTCGCCTGCGTGCCCACCCTGCGCGACGCGACCCCCGAGTCCCCAGCACCGGTGCGTGCCGTCGCCAATGCGGTCACCCAGTGGATCGACCGTCTCGGCGCGGTCTGGGTGGAGGGTCAGCTGGCCCAGGTCAGCCGACGCCCCGGCATCAACACCGTCTTCATGACCCTGCGCGACACGGTCGCCGACATCTCGATCCCCCTGACCTGCCAGCGCACCCTGTTCGACTCGCTCAACCCTCCGCTCGTCGAGGGCGCCAGCGTGGTGGTCCACGCCCGCCCGTCGTTCTACCCCAACCGCGGCACCTTCTCCCTGCAGGCCCGTGAGATCAGGATGGTGGGCATCGGCGAGCTGCTCGCCCAGCTGGAGCGTCGCCGACAGCTCCTGGCAGCCGAAGGCCTGTTCGCGCCCGAGCTCAAGCGCGACCTGCCCTTCCTGCCCGCGCGCATCGGTCTGATCACCGCCCCAACAGCGCGGCCGAGCGCGACGTCCTCGACAACGCGCGGCGGCGCTGGCCGGCGGTCGAGTTCGAGGTCGCCCACGCCGCCATGCAGGGAGTGCGCTGCGCGGCCGAGGTGATGGACGCGCTCGCCCGGCTCGACAAGGACCCGGGCATCGACGTGATCGTGATCGCGCGCGGCGGAGGCGCTGTCGAGGACCTGCTGCCCTTCTCCGACGAAGCGCTGATCCGGGCGGTCCATCGCGCCCGGACCCCGGTCGTGTCGGCCATCGGACACGAACCCGA comes from Nocardioides piscis and encodes:
- a CDS encoding DUF6542 domain-containing protein; amino-acid sequence: MSQTGSVWSEGVEPGRQAVALGIALVLTIVAIDVLLVGELSFFFDLCFIVLCLGLALIVKPHDFFTVGVLPPLMMLAVFILLAAVAPGTVARPDDAMVQAVISGLAHHSGALVAGYATCLGTLALRQRSLRQAD
- a CDS encoding exodeoxyribonuclease VII large subunit, whose protein sequence is MEGQLAQVSRRPGINTVFMTLRDTVADISIPLTCQRTLFDSLNPPLVEGASVVVHARPSFYPNRGTFSLQAREIRMVGIGELLAQLERRRQLLAAEGLFAPELKRDLPFLPARIGLITAPTARPSATSSTTRGGAGRRSSSRSPTPPCRECAARPR
- a CDS encoding 4-hydroxy-3-methylbut-2-enyl diphosphate reductase, coding for MTTDLGLPPVLDPESAREVLLAAPRGYCAGVDRAVITVEKALDLYGAPVYVRKQIVHNKHVVANLESRGAIFVEELHEVPQGQTVVFSAHGVSPAVHAEASERGLKTIDATCPLVTKVHHEAKRFASDDYDILLIGHEGHEEVEGTAGEAPDHIQLVQSPDDVANIVVRDPAKVAWLSQTTLSVDETLETVAAIRERFPLLLDPPSDDICYATQNRQLAVKEISPQADLVIVVGSRNSSNSVRLVEVALEAGAKASYLVDDHTEIDEAWLDGVSNVSVTSGASVPEDLVEGVLAFLAERGYPAARAVHSAEESLIFALPPELRRDMRLAKQG
- a CDS encoding L-threonylcarbamoyladenylate synthase; the protein is MARYLDIHPDNPQPRLVTQVVQALRDDALIAYPTDSGYALGAQLGNRDGRDRILSIRGLDDRHHFTLMCRDFSQLGQFVHVDNSAFRAIKSATPGPYTFILPATGEVPKRLMHPKKRTVGVRIPDHTLVSAILEELGEPILTSTLILPGETEARTMGWEIKEELDHVVDVVIEGETTAEPTTVIDWSGSEPEVVRRGAGDAGRFEA
- a CDS encoding DNA recombination protein RmuC, encoding MEILTILLMLAVGVLLGFGLGWFVSRSRPRDEGVLAALTERGQEQAVVREGLERLQDQLRDLEHARSSWQGQFSQQVSDMRLTTESLRRETSSLTSALRKPQVRGQWGELHLRRAVELAGLVSRCDFTEQVQLADGVLRPDVVVHLAGGKSVVVDAKVPLDAFLDAAASEDDDEREAHLQRHVRQLRTHVDQLSGKAYWRSLEETPEFVVMFVPAEAFLSAALDTQTDLLDYAAAKNVILATPTTLIALLRTVAHGWSHETLAAQAAEVRRLGTELHQRLASMGGHLDRVGRSLGAAVTAYNAAVGSIEGRVLVTARRFNELGVTTDDLTTPRQVEEGPRSLSAPEFAALEELAVPGAVEEALLDDSGGLPPHGSARSIRGA